Proteins co-encoded in one Arachis hypogaea cultivar Tifrunner chromosome 13, arahy.Tifrunner.gnm2.J5K5, whole genome shotgun sequence genomic window:
- the LOC112736573 gene encoding probable serine/threonine-protein kinase PBL7, translated as MNCFCLPGKSSKKKLETDDYTHTQKPSNLSPSDKVKVDLKPNVKKEDTPKSDQLAQDVRNLNMKQNVSIEGEDSGNRAEIFTFEELTAATRNFALDCFLGEGGFGKVYKGYLQRIDQVVAIKQLDPNGLQGVREFAAEVLTLSMADHPNLVKLIGFCTDGDQRLLVYEYMPLGSLEHHLLDLPPGKKPLDWNTRMQIAAGAARGLEYLHDKMKPPIIYRDLKCSNILLGEGYHPKLSDFGLAKVGPSGDKTHVSTRVMGTYGYCAPDYAMTGQLTFKSDIYSFGVVLLELITGRKAIDHTKSGKEQNLVAWARPLFRDRRKFSQMVDPLLEGKYPVRGLYQALAIAAMCVQEQPNMRPVIVDVVTALNYLASQKYDPQIPPVQGSRRGPNSPKARRDDDGNENESEKSVN; from the exons ATGAATTGCTTTTGTTTGCCAGGGAAATCAAGCAAGAAGAAGCTTGAGACTGATGATTATACCCACACTCAAAAACCCTCCAATCTCTCTCCTTCAG ATAAGGTCAAAGTTGATTTGAAACCAAATGTTAAGAAAGAAGATACTCCAAAGAGTGATCAACTTGCTCAGGATGTGAGGAATTTGAATATGAAACAGAATGTTTCCATTGAAGGAGAAGACAGCGGTAATCGGGCAGAGATATTCACTTTTGAGGAACTTACTGCTGCGACCAGAAATTTTGCATTGGATTGCTTTTTGGGCGAAGGAGGGTTCGGCAAGGTCTACAAAGGATACTTGCAGAGAATAGACCag GTTGTAGCCATTAAGCAATTAGACCCTAATGGACTTCAAGGAGTTCGGGAATTTGCCGCTGAAGTGTTGACACTGAGTATGGCAGACCACCCTAATCTGGTCAAGCTGATTGGGTTTTGTACTGATGGAGATCAGAGGCTGTTGGTTTACGAGTATATGCCGTTGGGATCACTCGAGCATCATTTGCTAG ACCTTCCGCCCGGTAAAAAACCACTTGATTGGAATACAAGAATGCAAATAGCAGCCGGTGCAGCTAGGGGGTTGGAGTATTTGCACGATAAAATGAAGCCTCCCATCATATATCGTGACTTGAAATGCTCTAACATTTTGTTAGGTGAGGGGTATCATCCCAAGTTATCTGATTTTGGGTTGGCAAAAGTAGGCCCGAGTGGTGACAAGACACATGTTTCAACAAGGGTGATGGGTACATACGGGTATTGTGCCCCGGATTATGCGATGACAGGTCAGTTGACATTCAAGTCAGATATTTACAGCTTCGGGGTTGTTCTTTTGGAACTCATCACGGGGAGGAAGGCCATTGACCATACGAAATCCGGCAAAGAGCAAAATCTGGTTGCTTGG GCAAGACCGCTATTTAGAGACCGGAGGAAGTTCTCACAAATGGTCGATCCTTTGCTTGAAGGGAAATACCCCGTGAGAGGTTTATACCAAGCTCTTGCTATCGCGGCGATGTGTGTTCAAGAGCAGCCTAACATGCGGCCGGTTATAGTTGACGTCGTTACAGCTCTGAACTACCTCGCATCGCAGAAGTACGATCCTCAAATTCCTCCTGTACAGGGCTCTAGAAGAGGTCCGAATTCTCCGAAAGCGAGAAGGGATGATGACGGTAATGAGAATGAGTCAGAGAAATCTGTAAACTAG